The following proteins are encoded in a genomic region of Takifugu rubripes chromosome 9, fTakRub1.2, whole genome shotgun sequence:
- the srpk2 gene encoding SRSF protein kinase 2 isoform X5, translated as MRACVNSLPTSWAIAAAASRRGGSMSSRKVMAIQAKKRRPKGKKNRAGQNRRPETQQKAPVSAPPPPPPPPPPPEPEGPPEPEEEILGSDDEEQEDPADYCKGGYHPVKIGDLFNGRYHVIRKLGWGHFSTVWLCWDIQVRNFVAMKVVKSAQHYTETALDEIKLLRCVRESDPGDPNKDMVVQLIDDFKISGVNGIHVCMVFEVLGHHLLKWIIKSNYQGLPLPCVKSIIRQVLQGLDYLHSKCKIIHTDIKPENILMCVDDAFVRRMAMEATEWQKAGAPPPSGSAVSTAPQLKPVSTTDVGKISKNKKKKLKKKQKRQAELLERRMLEIEALEREAEKREERAKEEGEKEDNDTDPSSVAVPPSPQQLGPSMAPGESDEDDDDEEDGEDDEEEGGELERPVRLTNHTCAASPEEEGQTPNIICNDPNEEGEEDELEEEEEEEEEEEEPTPTNEKETPIPPTTREDNGEPTQEEAEDEDVAEEDEGDEGEGLNGADEENQEEKDKVEEEEKEAEEDKEAEQGETETEEPKSKAEEAEKETKQPEEDEEEEEEDDYDDDEEDEEDEDTTADLLTDTNFSPIKSHNNKSNSAKTNGHVLLGSEGPKQNQITPPPPSPTSEPLHCPLVESELSYTDRENSISSGYEMYNGELPEPGLTNGSSDRHQVTMPFFPDLPLDPEPENPVSVTGIADLGAGPSPNSPSADRSRTVSSSSTGDTPKGKEVRARAADLLINPLDPRNAESIRVKIADLGNACWVHKHFTEDIQTRQYRSIEVLIGAGYSTPADIWSTACMAFELATGDYLFEPHSGEDYSRDEDHIAHIIELLGCIPRHFALSGKYSREFFNRRGELRHITKLKPWSLFDVLVEKYGWSHEDAGHFTHFLLPMLEMVPEKRATASECLNHPWINS; from the exons GCCTGAGACCCAGCAGAAAGCCCCAGTGAGCGCAcctccccccccaccgccccctccgcctccccccGAGCCGGAAGGGCCCCCGGAGCCGGAGGAGGAGATCCTGGGCTCCGACGATGAGGAGCAAGAGGACCCAGCAGACTACTGCAAAG GAGGATACCATCCAGTGAAGATCGGGGATTTGTTCAACGGGAGATACCATGTGATCAGGAAATTGGGGTGGGGCCACTTCTCCACCGTATGGCTATGCTGGGACATACA AGTGAGAAACTTTGTGGCGATGAAAGTGGTGAAGAGCGCCCAACATTACACAGAGACGGCCCTGGATGAGATCAAACTGCTGCGATGT GTGAGGGAGAGCGACCCCGGTGACCCTAACAAGGACATGGTCGTTCAGCTGATAGATGACTTCAAGATCTCTGGAGTCAATGGCATAC ATGTCTGTATGGTGTTTGAGGTGCTGGGTCATCACCTGCTAAAGTGGATTATTAAATCCAATTACCAAGGACTGCCACTGCCATGTGTCAAAAGCATTATCAGACAG GTCCTGCAGGGTCTGGACTACCTCCACAGCAAATGTAAAATCATCCACACCGACATCAAGCCAGAGAACATCCTGATGTGCGTGGACGACGCCTTCGTGAGACGTATGGCCATGGAAGCCACCGAATGGCAGAAAGCTGGCGCTCCTCCTCCGTCTGGATCGGCAG TTAGCACAGCCCCCCAGCTCAAACCGGTGAGTACGACAGAT GTGGGAAAGATATccaagaacaagaagaagaagctgaagaagaaacagaagcgTCAGGCCGAGCTGCTGGAGAGACGGATGCTGGAAATTGAAGCTctggagagagaagcagagaagcGAGAGGAAAGAgccaaagaggagggagagaaggaggacaaCGACACAGACCCGTCTTCAGTGGCGGTGCCGCCCTCGCCGCAGCAGCTGGGCCCCAGCATGGCTCCGGGAGAGAGCGACGAGGACGACGATGAcgaggaagatggagaagatgacgaagaggagggaggagaactAGAGAGGCCCGTCAGATTGACCAATCACACCT GTGCAGCatctccagaggaggaggggcagacACCCAACATCATCTGCAATGACCCCaatgaggagggagaggaagatgagttggaagaagaggaggaggaagaagaagaagaggaggagccaacGCCTACAAACGAAAAAGAGACCCCCATTCCCCCCACCACaagggaagataatggagagccaacccaggaggaggcagaggatgaAGACGTggcagaggaagatgagggagatGAGGGAGAGGGATTAAACGGGGCTGATGAGGAGAATCAGGAAGAGAAGGACAaggtagaggaggaagagaaggaggcggaggaggataAAGAGGCTGAACAAGGGGAGACTGAGACAGAGGAGCCAAAGAGCAAagcagaggaggcagaaaaggaaacaaagcagccagaggaagatgaggaagaggaggaggaggatgactatgatgatgatgaagaagatgaggaggatgaggacacGACTGCAGACCTCCTCACTGACACCAACTTCTCCCCCATCAAATCCCACAACAATAAGAGCAATTCGGCCAAAACCAATGGACATGTTTTGTTGGGGTCTGAAGGACCGAAACAAAACCAGATAacgcctcctccaccttcacccacctctGAGCCTCtccactgccccctggtggagtcTGAGCTCAGCTACACCGACAGGGAGAACTCTATCAGCTCCGGATACGAGATGTACAACGGCGAGCTGCCTGAACCTGGACTTACCAACGGCTCCAGTGACCGCCACCAGGTCACCATGCCATTTTTTCCCGACTTGCCCCTGGATCCTGAGCCAGAAAACCCTGTTTCTGTTACTGGGATAGCAGACTTGGGAGCTGGACCGTCGCCCAACAGCCCCTCTGCTGACCGCAGTCGCACGGTTTCATCCTCGAGTACCGGAGACACACCCAAAGGTAAAGAAG TTCGGGCCAGAGCAGCAGATCTCCTCATCAATCCGCTGGACCCTCGAAACGCAGAATCTATTCGAGTCAAAATCGCCGATCTCGGAAACGCCTGCTGGGTg CACAAGCACTTTACAGAAGACATCCAGACCAGGCAGTACCGCTCCATTGAAGTCCTGATCGGGGCTGGTTACAGCACCCCTGCAGACATCTGGAGTACCGCCTGCATG GCTTTCGAGCTAGCTACTGGAGATTACTTGTTTGAACCCCACTCTGGGGAGGACTACTCCCGCGATGAGG ACCATATAGCCCACATCATAGAGCTGCTGGGCTGTATTCCGAGGCACTTTGCCCTCTCTGGAAAATATTCCCGGGAGTTCTTCAACAGAAGAG GCGAGTTACGGCACATCACCAAGCTCAAGCCCTGGTCCCTGTTTGACGTGTTGGTGGAGAAGTACGGCTGGTCACACGAAGACGCCGGCCACTTCACCCACTTCCTCCTGCCCATGTTGGAGATGGTGCCTGAGAAGAGGGCCACGGCCAGTGAATGCCTCAATCACCCCTGGATCAACTCGTAG
- the srpk2 gene encoding SRSF protein kinase 2 isoform X2, whose translation MASVRQDQRLSDVCLPSLPLLSPPPPPPDTDVAHARAPTFPPAVMAIQAKKRRPKGKKNRAGQNRRPETQQKAPVSAPPPPPPPPPPPEPEGPPEPEEEILGSDDEEQEDPADYCKGGYHPVKIGDLFNGRYHVIRKLGWGHFSTVWLCWDIQVRNFVAMKVVKSAQHYTETALDEIKLLRCVRESDPGDPNKDMVVQLIDDFKISGVNGIHVCMVFEVLGHHLLKWIIKSNYQGLPLPCVKSIIRQVLQGLDYLHSKCKIIHTDIKPENILMCVDDAFVRRMAMEATEWQKAGAPPPSGSAVSTAPQLKPVSTTDVGKISKNKKKKLKKKQKRQAELLERRMLEIEALEREAEKREERAKEEGEKEDNDTDPSSVAVPPSPQQLGPSMAPGESDEDDDDEEDGEDDEEEGGELERPVRLTNHTCAASPEEEGQTPNIICNDPNEEGEEDELEEEEEEEEEEEEPTPTNEKETPIPPTTREDNGEPTQEEAEDEDVAEEDEGDEGEGLNGADEENQEEKDKVEEEEKEAEEDKEAEQGETETEEPKSKAEEAEKETKQPEEDEEEEEEDDYDDDEEDEEDEDTTADLLTDTNFSPIKSHNNKSNSAKTNGHVLLGSEGPKQNQITPPPPSPTSEPLHCPLVESELSYTDRENSISSGYEMYNGELPEPGLTNGSSDRHQVTMPFFPDLPLDPEPENPVSVTGIADLGAGPSPNSPSADRSRTVSSSSTGDTPKGKEVRARAADLLINPLDPRNAESIRVKIADLGNACWVHKHFTEDIQTRQYRSIEVLIGAGYSTPADIWSTACMAFELATGDYLFEPHSGEDYSRDEDHIAHIIELLGCIPRHFALSGKYSREFFNRRDHIALIMELLGKVPRKVVAAGKYSREFFSKKGELRHITKLKPWSLFDVLVEKYGWSHEDAGHFTHFLLPMLEMVPEKRATASECLNHPWINS comes from the exons GCCTGAGACCCAGCAGAAAGCCCCAGTGAGCGCAcctccccccccaccgccccctccgcctccccccGAGCCGGAAGGGCCCCCGGAGCCGGAGGAGGAGATCCTGGGCTCCGACGATGAGGAGCAAGAGGACCCAGCAGACTACTGCAAAG GAGGATACCATCCAGTGAAGATCGGGGATTTGTTCAACGGGAGATACCATGTGATCAGGAAATTGGGGTGGGGCCACTTCTCCACCGTATGGCTATGCTGGGACATACA AGTGAGAAACTTTGTGGCGATGAAAGTGGTGAAGAGCGCCCAACATTACACAGAGACGGCCCTGGATGAGATCAAACTGCTGCGATGT GTGAGGGAGAGCGACCCCGGTGACCCTAACAAGGACATGGTCGTTCAGCTGATAGATGACTTCAAGATCTCTGGAGTCAATGGCATAC ATGTCTGTATGGTGTTTGAGGTGCTGGGTCATCACCTGCTAAAGTGGATTATTAAATCCAATTACCAAGGACTGCCACTGCCATGTGTCAAAAGCATTATCAGACAG GTCCTGCAGGGTCTGGACTACCTCCACAGCAAATGTAAAATCATCCACACCGACATCAAGCCAGAGAACATCCTGATGTGCGTGGACGACGCCTTCGTGAGACGTATGGCCATGGAAGCCACCGAATGGCAGAAAGCTGGCGCTCCTCCTCCGTCTGGATCGGCAG TTAGCACAGCCCCCCAGCTCAAACCGGTGAGTACGACAGAT GTGGGAAAGATATccaagaacaagaagaagaagctgaagaagaaacagaagcgTCAGGCCGAGCTGCTGGAGAGACGGATGCTGGAAATTGAAGCTctggagagagaagcagagaagcGAGAGGAAAGAgccaaagaggagggagagaaggaggacaaCGACACAGACCCGTCTTCAGTGGCGGTGCCGCCCTCGCCGCAGCAGCTGGGCCCCAGCATGGCTCCGGGAGAGAGCGACGAGGACGACGATGAcgaggaagatggagaagatgacgaagaggagggaggagaactAGAGAGGCCCGTCAGATTGACCAATCACACCT GTGCAGCatctccagaggaggaggggcagacACCCAACATCATCTGCAATGACCCCaatgaggagggagaggaagatgagttggaagaagaggaggaggaagaagaagaagaggaggagccaacGCCTACAAACGAAAAAGAGACCCCCATTCCCCCCACCACaagggaagataatggagagccaacccaggaggaggcagaggatgaAGACGTggcagaggaagatgagggagatGAGGGAGAGGGATTAAACGGGGCTGATGAGGAGAATCAGGAAGAGAAGGACAaggtagaggaggaagagaaggaggcggaggaggataAAGAGGCTGAACAAGGGGAGACTGAGACAGAGGAGCCAAAGAGCAAagcagaggaggcagaaaaggaaacaaagcagccagaggaagatgaggaagaggaggaggaggatgactatgatgatgatgaagaagatgaggaggatgaggacacGACTGCAGACCTCCTCACTGACACCAACTTCTCCCCCATCAAATCCCACAACAATAAGAGCAATTCGGCCAAAACCAATGGACATGTTTTGTTGGGGTCTGAAGGACCGAAACAAAACCAGATAacgcctcctccaccttcacccacctctGAGCCTCtccactgccccctggtggagtcTGAGCTCAGCTACACCGACAGGGAGAACTCTATCAGCTCCGGATACGAGATGTACAACGGCGAGCTGCCTGAACCTGGACTTACCAACGGCTCCAGTGACCGCCACCAGGTCACCATGCCATTTTTTCCCGACTTGCCCCTGGATCCTGAGCCAGAAAACCCTGTTTCTGTTACTGGGATAGCAGACTTGGGAGCTGGACCGTCGCCCAACAGCCCCTCTGCTGACCGCAGTCGCACGGTTTCATCCTCGAGTACCGGAGACACACCCAAAGGTAAAGAAG TTCGGGCCAGAGCAGCAGATCTCCTCATCAATCCGCTGGACCCTCGAAACGCAGAATCTATTCGAGTCAAAATCGCCGATCTCGGAAACGCCTGCTGGGTg CACAAGCACTTTACAGAAGACATCCAGACCAGGCAGTACCGCTCCATTGAAGTCCTGATCGGGGCTGGTTACAGCACCCCTGCAGACATCTGGAGTACCGCCTGCATG GCTTTCGAGCTAGCTACTGGAGATTACTTGTTTGAACCCCACTCTGGGGAGGACTACTCCCGCGATGAGG ACCATATAGCCCACATCATAGAGCTGCTGGGCTGTATTCCGAGGCACTTTGCCCTCTCTGGAAAATATTCCCGGGAGTTCTTCAACAGAAGAG ACCACATCGCTCTGATCATGGAGCTCCTTGGGAAGGTACCACGCAAAGTTGTCGCTGCTGGGAAGTACAGCCGAGAGTTTTTCTCCAAGAAAG GCGAGTTACGGCACATCACCAAGCTCAAGCCCTGGTCCCTGTTTGACGTGTTGGTGGAGAAGTACGGCTGGTCACACGAAGACGCCGGCCACTTCACCCACTTCCTCCTGCCCATGTTGGAGATGGTGCCTGAGAAGAGGGCCACGGCCAGTGAATGCCTCAATCACCCCTGGATCAACTCGTAG